The Microcystis panniformis FACHB-1757 region TAAATACCCGTCCAATCGCGACCTTTACCCCATTTGGGATGATTTTGGAAGTATTGGGCGATTTTTTTCAGGATGGTCAGATCGATACTAAATAATTTTTTCAATCCGGGCCGTTGGACTTTGACCACCACATCTTCCCCGCTCTTCAGTTGGGCCCGGTGAACTTGCCCTAAACTAGCGGCTGCTAGGGGAATAGGATCAAAGCTTTTAAAGAGTTGATTGAGGGGTTTACCGAGGGATACCTCGATGATTTTGCTGGCCTGTTCGTAGGTAAATGCGGGAACCTGATCCTGTAGTTTCGAGAGTTCTTCCACATATTCCAGGGGAAACAGATCGGCCCGGGTGGAGAACAGTTGACCGACTTTAATAAAAGTTGGACCCAATTCTAGCATGGTTTCCCGAATCCAAGCGGCTTGTTTTCTGCGTCTGCTGGCGAGTTTTTCCTGGCTATAGCCACCGTTATAGCTCCATTTTTTACCGTTGAGCCAGAATTGATAAAGTACAGTCAGAACGAATCGCCAAATATCTAGACGACGACGATTGATGGAATAGTTTTCTCGATTCCAACGATAGCTATTTTTGGCGACTTGGAGGGCCGGCATTGCTGGGTTTAACTCTAGGGTAACGGGGACTGGTAGAAGGGCTGACACGCAATTTTTGGGGCTTTAAAGCGACTAAAAGAGGGTTTTGGGTTAATTCTGGTAGTTTTTTAGTTCCGAGCGCAATTGGGCGATTTCGGCCCGCATTTCGTCGATGTTTTCCTGCACATCGGCACTGGAGGAACCACTGGAGTCTGTCTCAGTATATACTCCCTTTTCCATGGCTCGATCGGCTCTCATTTGCACTTCTTCGACGAATTGCCGCAGGTTTTCCCGTTGTTCGGCATCAAATTTGCCTAATTCGCTTAAAGCGTTGGTGAACGCATCTTCTAGCTGTTCACTGACCACTTCAGCGATCGCTCGTCCGAGGAAAAAGGCGTGAATAACGGGGTTAGTCATAATCTTAAATGGATGTTTTCGCTTGCTGGGTTTTGTGAACGGGAAAGGCGATAATAAATTCCCTAACTACTAGGTTAGGCGACAGAACCAGAAAAGGCAAATCGTTTTTCTGAAAACGGAGGTGAGACGGGGAGGTTAATCGACAAAATTAGGGGAAACAAAGGGCGCTAAGGGAGCAGAATCTGGTTTGATCGCGTCGAGAATTATCGCTGAA contains the following coding sequences:
- a CDS encoding DUF6825 family protein, producing the protein MTNPVIHAFFLGRAIAEVVSEQLEDAFTNALSELGKFDAEQRENLRQFVEEVQMRADRAMEKGVYTETDSSGSSSADVQENIDEMRAEIAQLRSELKNYQN